A window of Ranitomeya variabilis isolate aRanVar5 chromosome 2, aRanVar5.hap1, whole genome shotgun sequence contains these coding sequences:
- the LOC143808230 gene encoding uncharacterized protein LOC143808230, whose translation MSDNQSNSVVPDKNDDTTNELYELIQFLDEVCPTMDSGGNSAEHDEKNSIFHSAPEDENWTYPEESTNYPNINPYGAQYHMQHMHLSNVLERGLSGIHSELCQLSRSVLQLAYGMKECADTMGFYTARMLAFQKEMINTTSKTNISLQTGVHLLKELIAKHEPCLADNSNNQDGKSGQSDESNSKRHYRDTEPGSSDANALRYSKRHRK comes from the coding sequence TTCCTGATAAGAATGATGACACCACCAATGAGTTGTATGAGCTGATCCAATTCTTAGATGAAGTTTGTCCTACAATGGATTCAGGAGGTAATTCTGCCGAACATGATGAAAAAAATTCTATCTTCCATTCAGCACCAGAAGATGAGAATTGGACATATCCTGAAGAGAGTACCAACTATCCGAATATAAATCCATATGGTGCTCAGTACCACATGCAGCACATGCATCTTTCCAATGTGTTAGAAAGGGGCTTAAGTGGAATTCATTCAGAACTCTGCCAGCTCAGTAGATCAGTGCTTCAGTTAGCTTATGGCATGAAAGAATGTGCCGACACCATGGGATTCTACACAGCAAGGATGCTGGCATTCCAGAAAGAAATGATTAACACCACCTCAAAGACAAACATTTCCCTCCAAACTGGAGTTCACTTGCTGAAGGAGCTTATAGCAAAACATGAACCCTGCCTCGCAGACAACTCTAACAACCAGGATGGCAAATCAGGCCAGTCTGATGAAAGCAATTCCAAGCGACATTACAGGGATACCGAGCCAGGATCCTCTGATGCTAATGCTTTACGTTATTCTAAAAGACACAGAAAGTAA